The stretch of DNA CGCGCCCGCATTTGCGAGAATGATGTCGCGTTTCGCGCCGGTGAGTTCACCGGAGACGATGGCTTCGAAGTCCGCGGCGTTTGCTTCGGGCGTGCTTCCGGCGACGGCCTCGATTGGGTATGAGTCAAGTCCAAGGTCGGCAGGTGTGAGCGTGTACTCCTCGATTTCGGTGCCCGTGACTTCGGCGACGACGGTTTCGCCGTGGATGGCGATTTCGTCGAGGCCGGAGCCGTGGACGACGAGGGCGCGTTCCACGTTCATACGCGAGAGGGCGCGCGCGATGACGGGAACGAGGTCGGGGTCGTAGACGCCGATGACCTGTGCGTCGGCTCCGGCGGGGTTGGTGAGCGGGCCGAGCACGTTGAAGATGGTGCGCATGCCGAGTTCCCGGCGCGGGCCGATGACGGCCTTCATCGCCGGGTGGAACACCGGCGCGAGCATGAAGCCAATCCCGTTTTCTTCGATGGCCTTCTCAACATCCGCTGGTTCCGCCTCGACGTTCACGCCGAGGGTTTCGAGCACGTCCGCGCTCCCCGACGACGAGGAGACCGAGTAGTTGCCGTGCTTTGCGATAGCGACACCTGCACCCGAGGCCACGACCGCGCTCGTCGTGGAGACGTTGATGGTGTTGTAGTCGTCGCCGCCAGTCCCACACGTATCGACGAGCGGTTTGCCGTTTCGCTCGGGGTCGATGGTCAACGCCGCGTCGCGCATCCCCTGTGCGAAGCCCGCGATTTCATCTTCGGTCTCGCCTTTGGCCCGGAGCGCCGCGAGCAGTGCGCCCATCTGCGCCTCCGTCGCGCCGTTAAAGACGGCCGTTGCCGCCTCTCTGGCCTGTTCGATGGTCAAATCCTCACCCTCCGTCACACGCTCGATAAATTCCCTCATGATATCACCAATGTACT from Haladaptatus sp. ZSTT2 encodes:
- the trpD gene encoding anthranilate phosphoribosyltransferase, which gives rise to MREFIERVTEGEDLTIEQAREAATAVFNGATEAQMGALLAALRAKGETEDEIAGFAQGMRDAALTIDPERNGKPLVDTCGTGGDDYNTINVSTTSAVVASGAGVAIAKHGNYSVSSSSGSADVLETLGVNVEAEPADVEKAIEENGIGFMLAPVFHPAMKAVIGPRRELGMRTIFNVLGPLTNPAGADAQVIGVYDPDLVPVIARALSRMNVERALVVHGSGLDEIAIHGETVVAEVTGTEIEEYTLTPADLGLDSYPIEAVAGSTPEANAADFEAIVSGELTGAKRDIILANAGAAIYIAGAAETLKDGVALARESIDSGAALEKLNALRQTVVA